Genomic DNA from Vanrija pseudolonga chromosome 3, complete sequence:
GAGCCGACTGGTGCGTGACGCCAGTGGCCAAAGTCGTACAACATAGCGCGGGGCGGGTCCTTTGGTGCGGTTGTCCTGCAGGTTAGCATGGCCTTGATCAAGGGGGGTTAAGCATGGCACATGACTGTGGTGACGGCATGGCGGGTACTACACCCCCCATGGCTTAGCTCGTAATCTCTTAGCACTCCGAGGTGTGCTTTAAGACAAGGGAGGGGCAGTTACGACACTAAGAGGGCGGATAGGCGGTGAGGGGTTGCGGGGAATGCCAAAAAGTCAGCCGCGCTGGGTCAAAGCGCCACACACACGGAGAGTGCCgacgtggccgtggccgccgggGCGTGGCCCACCTCCTGCAGTGTGCCTCCCTCCACATCAACAACGTCTTGGCTTAAAAACACCACATACCACCACCATGGGAGACCAGATTTCCGCCTTTGTCCTCATCGGGACCCAGGCGCTCGTGCCCATCGTCTTGGGCAGTTTCAAGAGCTTGCGGGTgagtgcgccgccgccgggtcTCGGCATCATCGCGTGCCGCTctgcgtcctcggcgaggccatGCCCCTGCACGCGACGAACGACGCGctgactcgctcgctccccaGACACCGCTCGCCACGCGCCGCAAGCACAAAAAGgcccgcgcgtcgcgcgaccgcctgctcggcctcgacgaggacgaggacgacgatgacgataccgacgacgacgagaccctcggcctgggcgactcgctcctcttccccatcctcgggagcgcggcgctcctcggcctcttcTTCATCATCAAATACGTCGACAAGAAGTGGATCGACCTCGCGTTCGGCGTGTACTGTGGGTTGGCACAATCTGGACATTGCTAACCCCGCAGTCTCGGTCACGGGCGTGTTCGCCGTGCACACGACACTGACGTCCATCGTCGGCTTCTTCCTCCGCCTGTTCAAGAAGAGCGTGCCCGTGTACCATGTCCGCATCTCGAACGGCATCAAGCGTGAGTggggcgcgctgggcgtgtcaTGAGCCAGCTTGGAGCCCACTGACCTCGCAGAAATCTTCCACCTCCCGGTCCGCGCCCActcggccctcgtcgcgcccatctcgctcatcgcgccggtcgcctacgtccccctcggccgcccgTGGGTGCTGAGCAACGTCCTCGCGCTGTGTctcgccacggccgcgctcgcgctgctcaaACTCGACGGGTTCCCGACTGCCTTcttgctgctcggcgtgctgctcgcgTACGACGTGTTCTGGGTGAGTTGTTCCGTTATCTCGAGCCCAACTCACGCCCAGGTCTTTTACACCCCGGTCATGGTGACTGTCGCCAAGGGCATCGAGGGCCCGatcaagctcgtcgcgcccaaGGACTCGACGGGCACGGCGTTCGCcatgctcggcctcggcgacgtcgtcatCCCCGGCCTGCTGATCGCCCTCTGCCTGCGCTTCGACTTTGCGCGCTACGCTGCCAAGAACAAGGACAAAGACGTGACGCGCCACTCGTCGTTCCCCAAGCCGTACTTCTACACTGCGCTGTTCAGCTGGATCGCAGGCCTCGTCGCGACCATCTACGCCATGAGCGTCAGCGGCAAGGCGCAGCCCGCGCTCCTGTACCTCTCGCCCGCGTGCACGCTCGGCccggcgctcctcgccctcgtccgcggCGAGATTGGCCTCCTCTGGTCctggcgcgaggaggagaaggacgacgatgagcgcgacgagacCATCGAGGCGCCCTCCGAGGTCGCCATGCTCGCCCGCAaagaggccaaggccaaggctgccgaggctgaggctgcccaagaggacgaggccaagcccgagcctgaggcgcccgtcgacgacagctGGATGGAGAGCGCCGAAGACACCGGACCCAAGacgcgcaagcgcaagggcgGTAAGAAAAAGTAAAATAGGACACTGCACCCCTGCCCctacccaccacccacactaTCACTATCATCACATGCATGGTATAGACACAAGCGACACAAGCCCAAATCTATgtacgacgcgctgctcacAGTCGCAGGCTCCGGCGGTACTTTACAAACGCGGTGAGGTTCTCGTaggcctcctcggcgcgggcgcgcagctcgggctGCTTGCGGCGGTCAATCTTGCGCACGTCTGCGCGCACGCGggcgaccgacgacgcgagcgcgttgAGGAAGTTGCCGGCGACGAACACTGGCCGGTCGTAGTCgcggccctcgtcggcgtagatgtcgatgacggcgttgaggacggcgacgaggatcTCGTCGTTGGCAGAggggaggaggttgaggaccCACTGGCCGATGGCGCGGTTCTCGTCCACGCTCACGCCCGggcgggcagcgagcgcagcgagcgtgtcgagcgtgcgcgtgcgcgcggcatCTGACCGCAGAGCAGGAAGGACGTCCATCAGCATCTGGACCTGGACAGCCAGAGGGGACAGCTGGTCGGCAGCGACCTTGGACACGCCCCACGCGcagccgagcgccgcctcgaggatctcgaggcGCATCTCCTGTCCGCGGGCAGTGAGCGCAGCAGCgtcctcgccagcggcggagATGATGCCGAACGTGATCTCCCAGATACCCGCTGCCGGGACGAGGGCAGCGATCGaggggtcggcgccgcccgcgagcgaggcagcGGCCGTGAGGAGCAGGTTGTTGAGCGCctccagcgcgcgcaggtgCAGTGTTGAGAGGGCGGCGGTCGTGGGAGGGTGCAGGgacggctcggcgccagtcGGGGGGAAGGACATGGGCGTGAGCTGCGCAAGCGCGCTCAACCGCTCTGGCAGGCGGAGTGCACCCAGTAACGTTGAAAGCGTAGCCGTCGTCTTGACGGtgggagcggcggccgccacgccggGCGCGTCACGGCCCATGGCGatgagcgcctcgtcctcaatGGCATCctccatctcggcgtcgtcctcaacAGCGTCTGGCGGGTTAGCACAGCGTGCCGCATTTCGTACCCACCCTCttccatctcctcgtcctcagcgGCGTCCTCCAGACCGGCGCAGATACCCGTCagcacctcgagcgcgctgctCACCGTCGTGAGCATGCGCTCCAGACGCTCGAGCTTGACCTCGGCAGGCGACTTGTGGTCGTTCTGGAGGTCCTTGCCGGCGACAGGGACGTCCTCAGCCGGCAGCGCCgcaacgagctcgccgacgcgcgtgacgacgttggcgaggttgacgtcgagcagcgagTTGACGAGCGGGAGGATGACCTCGTTCGTGAGCGCCGCAATGCCGACGCTCTCGTCCGTCCGCGAGCCAGCATCGACAATATTCCTCAgcgtgccggcgacgagcacgcgcgtAAGGAGCAGCCgtccgtcgccgacctcctcgtcatcggcctcgggagcggcggccttcttcttgcccttggccttggcggccttggccttgatctcggcctcgagcgcggcgtggtccgccttggcgagggcgacgagggtcAGCAGCGCATCGGGCGTGTGGAGGAGAGCGTTGGTGAACGGGCGGTTGTCCTGCGTGAGGGCGTAGAGAGCTTGGGCTGGGAGGGTCAGCTGCAAAGCCCAAGAATCTCAGCTCAACCCACCAGCAGCGAGTGCAACACCAAGGCTAAGCTTCTCCCGTCCGCGAAGGATCttgacgagcagctcggccacaccgccggcgacggcgttgatCGCGGCCAGCGTCTTGtggttggcgtcggcgagtaACCACACCAGGATGGCAACGTTctccgccagcgcgaggatgTGCTTCCTCCGCTGAATGTCCTCGTCGGAGAGCGACTCGGCCTGcacgtcggcagcgagcacctcgtcgaccgtcgTGCCGATCTTGCCCATCAGCACGGTGAGGTGGGGCATGATGCCCTTGTTGAACATCTCGGACACGAGCTCGTGCCCGCCGTCAATGGCGAGGTTGCGCAgcgcgcccgacgcctcgacgaccacctcgtcgaccgagtcggACAGGCGCTCGATCAGCTCGCCCACAACGTTGCGGCCCTGGAAGAGGCGGCGGgtcgcggcgtcgttggcgacCAGGTTGCAGATTGCCGCGCAGGCCCACGTGCGGTCTGCGTAGTCGGGCGAGCGGAGCTGGGGCGTTAGTGCCGGTGGGGAAATAGGAGGAGGCAGTAGCAGGCTTGCGTGCGaggacgcgcacgccgccgctcgctccgctcgctcgcggctcgGCTCACCTTCTGCAGCACCGGCAGCATctgcttctccttctcggggttggccttgccgtccgccttgccgccgccgaggtgggcgtCGGGCACGCGGATCGGGTTGTGCCTGCGGGCCGTAGCCTTTTTCTTGTACTGTGCTTTGCCCATTGCGAGGAGGGTTGGTTGTGAGCAATGAAAGCAGCAGTTGGCAGTACTTGTGCCGTCGTGCACCCACTCGACCTTGGCTCACACAGAAATCTTGCACAACACACCCGGAGTGACGCCGATCTCCGCGCGGAACCAGATTGTCCCACCCAAATCGTCACCGAGATCTCATCACGTGCATCATTGAAAGTTGGAACTTGGCCACCATCACatccacccacaccaccaccaccgatGCCGTCCTTcacgcgccgcgtcccggcccagcgggcagcagcaggcgcagcggGAACGGCAGCAGCCTCACCgacagcggcaacggcggcggctcaAAACCTCGAAGGCACCCGCCCGTCCCCCTCCGCGCCGGGCCTTCGCCTCCTCCCAACCGGCatcggctcgctcgacgacctgcttggcggcggcctcccGCTAGGCAACGTGCTCACCCTCCTCTCCCCAGACCCACATACGGCGTGGGCACGCCTCGTGGCGCGCCACGTTGCCGCCCAGGGCGCGGTCTCGCGCCAGCGGATCATCGTACTCGCTGAGCGGGGTGACGCACGCGCGttcgtcgacggcctgccGTGGGTCGAGGGGCGGGACGATGCCGGCTCCGAGTCGGAAActgagggcggcgccgacgacgggcggaCAAGGATCGCGTGGCGGTACGACCGGATGGCAAAGTTCCAAACTACTGTCGGTGCGTTGTCGTCTAAGTTGGCGGCGCTGATGGACAGGAAGCAGCAACCTGGCCGCGAACACCACAATCCctgccgacgtgcgcgcaCACCTAGAGTCCAAGGGGCAGATCGTGTATGTCGACCTACCTGCAGCCGACACCGTCTCTGCGTCGatcgtcgcgctcgctgcggcgCTCGATACGCCCTTCGACGGGGTGACTCGCGTGGCGGTTCCAGACCTTGGTGGGATCGAGTGGGGCCGCCTCTCAAGCACAGATATCACCCGGTTCCTTGTCTCGCTGCGTGCACTActccgccctcgcgccgccagcgcagTCGTGACGCTTCCCCCACGGCTGAGCCAGAACTCACCGGACAACACGTCGCCAAGTGAATGGGTGACGAGCCTGGCCTGGTCGTCGGACGCGTGCATCACCCTCGCGGGCTTCGGCACCGACCCGACCCTCGCGCCGGTCTTCGCCCCCGCGCACGGGCTGCTAACACTGCACTCGTTCCCAACGACGCACCACCtcttggcgccgacgacgcgccactcgacgctgctcggcgtcggcggcggcgccggctcgggcggtGCAGGCGAGAACAATCTCGGCTTCAGGCTCAAGCGCAAGCGGTTCGTCATTGAGACTGTCCATCTGGGCATTGAGggcgggtcgagcgagcgccggACGGAACCACCGGCTGTTTCCGGCGTCGTGCGGCCCGAACGCACGCAGGCAaaggtcggcgtcgaggtcgagacggacgccgccgagcccacaCCTGCACctccgccctcgtcggctcTTCCCGAGCCTGCGGCAAAACCAAAGAAGGTGCGCGCCAAAGTCCGCTTCGGCGACGAGCCTGAGGCGGCGCCACAGCCTCATGGACACGCGCATGGGCACGCGCATGGGCACTCCCACGCCGGCCATGGTCACAGCCACAGCGCACGCGTCGAAATCCGGCATGACCGCCCGGACCTGTACGAGTTCTAGTCGCGCACGCACCCACGTGCACTCCATCATTGTACACTATGCATCGCCATTATCTCGCCATTGTCGCGTGATTGATCTCGTAGGGCTTCATTGTGTTGCTGCGGACTGCGCGGCTCGGCAGGCAcatggcggcgctggggtgtcggcgccacggcacgccggttcccgacgccgcggcacgcGCCCCGCCCGACTGAGTCGGCGGCTCAAAAGGTAGGGTTGACGCTGTCAatggcgtcgccgaggcgcttgaTCATGGTATTGGCAGCCTTCTGCGTCTGGCGGGTTAGGAGGCTTTCATAGCCGACAACTCACATTgaacgcgtcgtcggtgtcacGAATAACCGCGTCCACCTCGCGGCGGAGCtccgcacccgccgcctgAGTCTCAGCCGGGCGCGTGACGGTGACTGGTGTGGCAGTCAGCAGTGCCTCAGCATGCACTTACAGTACGTGTGCGCCTCGGACACGGCAGCGTCAAACGCGTCCGACTGCGCGACAGACTCGTCTTTGTTgaggagggcgccgagctgctcgaacAAGCCCTGGGGGTCAGGACGGTCGATGTATAGTACCCACGGTACGCGTCTCGAACAGCTTGATCACGCCGCGCGTGGGCACGGGGTCGGGTGTGATACCTTCGAGGATCTTGTCGAtcctggccgagctggcgaggTCAGCATGCCGAGACTTTTCACCTCACTAGGACTTCTGCGTCGCGTCCAGCTTGGTCATGTCGGCGCGGATGGTGCCACACAGGCCCTTGATCgtgctgtgtgtgtgcgcgcgGGGGTCGGAGGGAGGGTCGCTCTTTCCTGCGCCCACCTTCTTCCCCGGCTTCCTCGGTGCTGCCGTCAGCACTGTCTCTTGGAACACTCACCCTTCTTCTGGGGCTTGGAGACCTCCTCGAGTGACTGGGGGAGCCTGGGCAGGTCAGACGTTGCCACCAAGAGGAGGGACCTACAAACTATCGCTTCCGGAGGcatcctcgtcttcctcgtcacGCGCACGAGAGTTTGGAGacttcttggccttcttaGGCGGGGCTTCAGTCAGCGGTGCCCCGTTGAACACTAACCCTTCTTCGCCAGCGGCATGAGGTCAAGGGAACGGGGAAGGCTGTGTGAGTGTCAACTCtacccgccgcgccgacctaCAGCTCTTCCTCGGACAcggcctcgtccacctcTGTCTCCTCTTGCATTCCCCTACGCCCACGGGTAACCTTGACACCATACTCGCCGTACTCGCTCCCGGAGGACACGGAGGGTGCGCGGTTCTTCGGCTTCCCTCCGGTGCTTGCCCGCTTAGGGgcggtgcgcgtcggcgccgaggccttCGCGCGAGCTGGTAGGTTAGGGGCGTGAGGTTCAACAATCTCTCTACCTACGAGGCATAAGTTGAAAGAGGTGCAAAGAAGTAGGATGGGAGGAAGATGAATGAGGGAGATGGGCTACttggaggaagacgaggaaggcgatgGTCTGATTCTCCTTGCCAGACTGATCGGCGACGGTTGACTCACCCCCATCCCCTCGACAGCTGGACTTTACTCTGCAGTCTACCTGTGCCTTTCCTATCCCCATAACCCTCTGAATCGTACTGTTCCATGCATCCTTGCGCTCgccccttccccccccccttctGCATGACTTTGTCCTCCAAACGGCCTCATCTCCACCGtctccaccccaccccactgccactggaccacctccaccccagGGTCCACCACGCGTCGCCGGGATCAAAATCCCGGACGCGACGCGTTTCGACATTTGTTGGGTGGCGTGTTCACTCTTGCACGTCTGAACAAAGCATCACAACAAACAAGCAACATGGCCGACGCAGCAGGGCCGCTCTTCGAGCCCACCGACCTGCTCTTCGGGTTCGCGCTGGGGCCGTCGTCCCCCGCacagccggcgccggcggcccgCTCTcccctcgcgtcgctcgcccgcccgccgccctcgcccatcGGGTACTCGCCTCcacccgagctcgacgaagAGCCCTCGGACtttgaggacgaggtgcaggCGATGATGGAGCTCGACAACGAGGAgagcgtgcgccgcgacgtcctcaagatcgctgccgacgccgatgagAAGCGCGtccgcgaggaggcggcca
This window encodes:
- the SPBC1703.03c gene encoding putative ARM-like repeat-containing protein, with amino-acid sequence MGKAQYKKKATARRHNPIRVPDAHLGGGKADGKANPEKEKQMLPVLQKLRSPDYADRTWACAAICNLVANDAATRRLFQGRNVVGELIERLSDSVDEVVVEASGALRNLAIDGGHELVSEMFNKGIMPHLTVLMGKIGTTVDEVLAADVQAESLSDEDIQRRKHILALAENVAILVWLLADANHKTLAAINAVAGGVAELLVKILRGREKLSLGVALAAAQALYALTQDNRPFTNALLHTPDALLTLVALAKADHAALEAEIKAKAAKAKGKKKAAAPEADDEEVGDGRLLLTRVLVAGTLRNIVDAGSRTDESVGIAALTNEVILPLVNSLLDVNLANVVTRVGELVAALPAEDVPVAGKDLQNDHKSPAEVKLERLERMLTTVSSALEVLTGICAGLEDAAEDEEMEEDAVEDDAEMEDAIEDEALIAMGRDAPGVAAAAPTVKTTATLSTLLGALRLPERLSALAQLTPMSFPPTGAEPSLHPPTTAALSTLHLRALEALNNLLLTAAASLAGGADPSIAALVPAAGIWEITFGIISAAGEDAAALTARGQEMRLEILEAALGCAWGVSKVAADQLSPLAVQVQMLMDVLPALRSDAARTRTLDTLAALAARPGVSVDENRAIGQWVLNLLPSANDEILVAVLNAVIDIYADEGRDYDRPVFVAGNFLNALASSVARVRADVRKIDRRKQPELRARAEEAYENLTAFVKYRRSLRL
- the HM13 gene encoding Minor histocompatibility antigen H13; the encoded protein is MGDQISAFVLIGTQALVPIVLGSFKSLRTPLATRRKHKKARASRDRLLGLDEDEDDDDDTDDDETLGLGDSLLFPILGSAALLGLFFIIKYVDKKWIDLAFGVYFSVTGVFAVHTTLTSIVGFFLRLFKKSVPVYHVRISNGIKQIFHLPVRAHSALVAPISLIAPVAYVPLGRPWVLSNVLALCLATAALALLKLDGFPTAFLLLGVLLAYDVFWVFYTPVMVTVAKGIEGPIKLVAPKDSTGTAFAMLGLGDVVIPGLLIALCLRFDFARYAAKNKDKDVTRHSSFPKPYFYTALFSWIAGLVATIYAMSVSGKAQPALLYLSPACTLGPALLALVRGEIGLLWSWREEEKDDDERDETIEAPSEVAMLARKEAKAKAAEAEAAQEDEAKPEPEAPVDDSWMESAEDTGPKTRKRKGGKKK
- the elp4 gene encoding Elongator complex protein 4, with protein sequence MPSFTRRVPAQRAAAGAAGTAAASPTAATAAAQNLEGTRPSPSAPGLRLLPTGIGSLDDLLGGGLPLGNVLTLLSPDPHTAWARLVARHVAAQGAVSRQRIIVLAERGDARAFVDGLPWVEGRDDAGSESETEGGADDGRTRIAWRYDRMAKFQTTVGSSNLAANTTIPADVRAHLESKGQIVYVDLPAADTVSASIVALAAALDTPFDGVTRVAVPDLGGIEWGRLSSTDITRFLVSLRALLRPRAASAVVTLPPRLSQNSPDNTSPSEWVTSLAWSSDACITLAGFGTDPTLAPVFAPAHGLLTLHSFPTTHHLLAPTTRHSTLLGVGGGAGSGGAGENNLGFRLKRKRFVIETVHLGIEGGSSERRTEPPAVSGVVRPERTQAKVGVEVETDAAEPTPAPPPSSALPEPAAKPKKVRAKVRFGDEPEAAPQPHGHAHGHAHGHSHAGHGHSHSARVEIRHDRPDLYEF